The Hevea brasiliensis isolate MT/VB/25A 57/8 unplaced genomic scaffold, ASM3005281v1 Scaf366, whole genome shotgun sequence genomic interval GATCTCAAGCTTTcgtacaaaccgattgataaaaagttccacaaccgagcccatgtcaaaccctccatccggtaaCACGTAGTCACTCATCCTTTGTctgcataggccccatgacgtcTTTGCATACACTCTACcaatcttctatcagtcaatCAGACTGTTCTGCACTGTCTGCAGAATCTAAAAACCGATATCGTcgtcgacacatcataagtaccgcaccaacttcttgaagtttatgatctgcttgtaagattcctctcttggtgcggtggatcgcTGCTTTGTGGAGGATGGACCATATCTtgagccatcatgtcgatggttctctcagACCCTAGAGTaggcgccatggggtccatgggacctgtgccatAAGGCCCATTCTGTCTTGGGgttggctgctcctctacttgagcgactctaggcctcctaccccgcctcctgggcggcgcctcatctgtctgaaacacctcgtcgggcacatctgttacgtgcgatggcggctctcaccttctacgcattttccgaaATTCAagacattagcccacaaaattcaaaagcaCATTATCtgactctatagactcatatttatacataacatatggagcgaaactagaagcaaagatgacaatgcaaggcgaatgtggaccctatatttcgcatgtgactcctattagactcttcccaacactttagacaacattccctaagaatgcggagcctaagctcgataccacatttgtcacgacccaacctatgggcgggcactaggacacaggcgacctaaagccccgaggccagtagtaagccttaactattcattaacccaactctaaggcccatttgggcccaatatcaagaaaacaaacggtcAGTCAggacataaaatggacttaccaacggggagttttcgactcacccgacatgtaaacacaataaacaatccattggggagctcagctcaccctccacatactcatcaacataataataaatgggagctcagctccctcatccaatccatcaaacagacttaaaatattaagtttacaggtccaacatgaatataatattacagaccaatttcaaataattactgctaacacatgcggaaattctaggagtaaataaaattacacaatattgataaacaactgcgaggTAAAAGGCAaagttaacccagaacaaaatatcctcctgttgcctgtaaaaatttttgaacaggagttatcgttcgactcagagagtaaaatatcaatcttaactataatctctataactatctcaaactaatgcaacctgtagagtgaaatgcaacatacacaacattttcacatcataacatcaaaaaggtaatttggagcactcacaccctgtagtatcaatcataacatatggagtgatccctatctgactctcttaaatccaacacagtgccggaattactcaagctcggacttccacttaataaccaaatcgagggtccccaataattactcaagccgtgactacccctcgaaggatcgggtcccagcgaattactcaagccgtgactgccccgtcctatccatagtccacaccacatcacacgcacgccaacgcacgcacactgctccaaattaccacaacaacattcatggcacattaacagttatgaatgcaacataattcgtgcctagagtttaactaaataaatatatgcatataagtgatgcatgggcatcgaacatataataatatcgaaattacaattaaaattaatattttactcatagacttgacgacaaattactggcggtgggcggaggaagaaggtcatcggctcacgacaatcatattacatttatttaatacaactgactcaatacaaacaaagaaaaagaccaattacgccctaagtcgtgcagaaaatcgcagagtctccctatacctaggacctacccaactttgcAAAGGGCTAAAAACTCAAttatatactcacaatccatacatcaacagttcaatcatatcacacagcccctcctgggcccatcaaatcaatcatccatcacaatacgcaaaatttcaatttagtccttattattgatcatttttgcaaaaactgcccaaacaagctctaaaaattataaaactttgccccgcggtccttagcaatattactaagctattgcaaaaagaatcgtaattttctaagctaccacgaatattttatggatttttaatcctatttaagcactagaaaattacgtaaaaactaggttcgggtttacctttgccgattccgacttgaggaCGCGCTccgacgtcgacaatggggctagccaaaacctcgcccaattcggagacttttccgtcaCGGTccatgcggcgaaatttgcgaacTTGGTCAATCgtcaatttccgcgaatcgaggatacctacacgaagcccataacacgggggttagcacataaatttttcagaattttctaagctcatttagtgctcgaaaatacactgcaaagttccgtgggacccaccgaaaaacggtgtcggaaaaattcgaaatttatgtcgttgcgaagctctcggcgaatggagcgtctttggtggcctcggttttctcgtgggattcacggttttgagaaatctagcccaaaagtcgaaatgggctaaaatcttccagctaaaatcggacaatcactcgatggatttggcgttcttggtgtctatggaaagctctcacgagtagatggttttggacacaagaccggtccaatcggtggccaggATCGGCGGATTGGCCGAGAGCTGGAGCGATGCGCGCGAGGAGgaggagagaaagaaagagaaaagagaggacggcagcgagaagaaaaaggaaagggagcggttcgattcgaaatacaaaattttgaattttactgcCTCGGACCAAAAGCGAGGtccaaaaattagaaaaaattagtaaaactcagaaaaatacgtagactccaaatatatttttagttttgccacgtggtctttaaattaatttttaaaaatcatcaaagtttatattttcgaaaaatcgaacccaatttttaaaatccgaaaaatctcaaaaaaattcctaaaatttaaatatcaaaaatactcataattaataaaattttggggtgttacagagctgatagctgatgggcaactgatatgatacccatcagctgcgATTTGTATtaactctatttttagagctgtttctcatcagctgatagctgatctggttttattttttattttgaccatattatccttttttatttaacttgaaaattaatattattaatatttttatttttttatttataattttaatattttaattaatatatttcaactttgttaaaatattttttattaataacataaaatataaaatatttatttatatccaaaaacttaacattaattataaaattttctattaacaataataattattttattatcttatctatatttttaaaattatttaattatcttaaaaaaataattattttcttagttcaataataaaataaatgatataatataaaagattaataattatatatttatttaaataatataatatattaatttaataattatatatttaatttaataataaaataaataatataatgtaataaatttataattttatatttatttaaataataaaataaattatataatatatatccttattagtcattttacatattaacagtaatagttaaatataattttaccaaacacttaacataaaacagttaatccaaacaggTCCTAAATATGACGAGTCAAAGGGGGAAGCTCAACAAGCCGAGCTTCCAGCTCTGAGTCTTTTCTTTAACTGAAGCTCAGCTTGACGAAGGCTCAGCCATCCAAGCCCAACTTGCCACTTTCTCCATGCCAAGAAAAGAGACAAAGAAATTCCACCGACAAGAAACTCCACTGCTCTAGTCTCTACACCAGACAGACGTCTCTTATAAACGCCAGTTACAGAGACCCAGGAAAAGAAGAGAATAATGAGATATTACCATGGATCCAGGAGGAGGAGGAGAGTGTCCATACAGTCATTCCCCGTCGCGGTTGCCGTTTTCACCGGCTTTGGCTTACTCATGCTTATACTGAGATCTGTTGATCCACCCTCTCACGGCGCCGTTTTTCTTTCGAGTCTCGAGGTAGAAGGAGATGATAGAGGTGGAGTGAGAGGAGGTCTAAATTCAAGCTTTGCCTTACGAAATGGCACCATTTCTGAAGTAAAGGATGTTTATAAACAGAGAAGTGGAGGTTTAAAATCGTGCGCTACGGTTGAAGAAATGGGCGAGAGTTTCAAGGGAGCCGTCTGGAAGGAGAGTCTACGAGTGAGAAGAATCATCCAGGAGCACTTCGCTGTGAACggtactttttttttaaatttttttatttgaattacgtTTTGTTTGGTTACCGAGAAAATGCAAGACTTGGCGAGAGAAAAAGGGGAGAAGGAGACTCAAAATGACgttgttattaattttttattaacagAAATTGAGGAAAAGTGACGAAGTAAATTTCATATATTGTCCAATTGAGTATGAAATGCTTTGTTTTAGCCTTATTTTGGAAATTGTTTTTCATTGTTGAGGATAAAATTGCATCATTGAGATCTTGGTTCGCACTTACTACGTGAAGAGTTGTCATTTGCACCTTGGTGCATTGATTATAAAACCTTTGTCTATCATGTTTTTGTGGTTCATGGAAAGGTTATTCCCTATGGTAAACCTTATGAGAATTGGGACTGACATATTTTTTGTTCTGTTTTAGGTGCTTCAAGAATTCAAAATCTTCCTCCAGAGCAGTTCTGCAAACATGGCTTTGTCTTTGGGAAGGCATCAGAGGCAGGTTTTGGCAATGAAATGTACAAGATCTTAAATGCTGCGGCATTAAGTATAATGTTGAACCGGTCCCTGATAATTGGGCAGACCAGGCATATTGGTTCTTTCTCAAGCCTTTCTGTTTTTCATTTGAATTATAATTATAACTTTCAGCAAATACTAGGATTTTGCATTATCTGCTTGCTAGCATCATTTCATACTCTCTGTCACTATTGCCCCTTAGATAAGCCCAAGATGTATTGTGGAGTTCAGAAATGGCGCCCAACAGTAACACCACATGGATAGTGTACCATGACAATGTCTCAATTAAACATTAACCAGGAATTTGAATGATTTAGGAAATTGAAACAGAGCTTGTTACagtgaaaaaagaaaaagaaataggaGATTCTTGGTGCTGTGAACATTACCCAGGTACTGTAGCAGCAGAGGGGAAGAAATACTCAAATACTCAAAAATATCATTATAAAAAACTAAGAAATACTTGGGTGATTATAGAGAACTAATACTACACTTACTAGGATTGGGAATCCCAAACTaggaaaattctaaaaaaaaaatactatataTAGTATTAGTATGGTCAAACaaaattgattattaaaattcttaaatagtACCTAAACTTGAACTTACTATATAGAAATGTATAAGCAAAATCtgaatttcataattaaaaatgaaataaaaaaatccctaaatcttgtttttcttgaatGCATCATTGACATTGTAGGAAGAAGACATATTTGATATGTCCTCCAAAATTGGTGGTCTCCATGGCACAACAGAGCATGTAATAGTTATAAAATTTGGAGATGTCTGGTTTTTTTATTAGTACTGATTATTGCTTCACTTCTACTTGTCAGGGGCAAATATCCTTTTGGCAATTATATTTCTTATAGCAATCATTCTTTCACATTGAAGAAAGTCAAACACCTGTGGCGAAAAAATGGTTGTGTAAAGAACTATGGAAGGCATCTGGTAATGAGGATTGATGACTTTGAGAAGCCAGCTAAAACATATGTCCTCTGCAGCAATTGGAGAAAGTGGAAGCAACCAATCATATGGTAAAGTGAGAACATTTTTTATATGAGTTATTCTTGTCATCATCACTTATGTTTGACTAATGACTATAGAACTGCAGGTTTCAAAATACAACAGATGCTGTGGCCTGTCAATTTTTCTTGAAGAACGTATACCGTGAAATGAGAGATGCAGCTTCTGATTTATTTGGAAAGCCAGAAGATTTTCAATCTCGGCCTAATGTTTTTGGGGAGTTGATGAAAGTTCTCGTATCCCCTTCAGAAGATGTTGTGGAAGCAGTCAACAGGGTTCTTGGTGGTGGGGCAGATCCTGATGTATCATTGCACATGCGGATGCTTATGAACAGGTATTGTTATTATATTGTTAGCAAGTTCCATACAAGTATCAAGAAGATAATAGTTAATTTTTGCatcttttctctatttttttggGGGCTCAAAAAGCATTTGAGCCTTTCTGTATAATTTGGGTCTAGTGATCACTGGTAATTGCACCGATTCATCCATCAAGTTTGATCATTgttattttttccttttcccattcTTTATGCTTTGTTAGGGCACTAAATCCTTTAGAAGAGTTAAATATGCTTGATGTGTTGTGGGATAAAAGCAAAGATGGAAAGAAGATGTTAACCTTTTCAtgggcatttaaaaaaaaaaaaagtttcatcTTATATTTCAGGTCAGTGAGAGCCACACAGGCAGCATTGAACTGCATCAAAAAAGCCTTGCGTAATCTACGCCAAACATCAAGGCCTAGGGTGGTTTTAGTATCAGATACTCCATCTTTTATAAGAAGTATTCTTCCAAACATAAATGGATTTGCAGAGGTAATTTACTTGATGTACAAAATGATGCTGTTAGTAGCAATGATTTGCCCATGCAATGAAAATTATTGTTCATGTTCAACCAAAACCTTAATGCTTTTCtctttaactaaaattttaatgtAATATTAATTGGCAATGCAATAACATTCTCCACTTATGTTGATTGAGTTAATTTTATTCTAGATTCAAAATTAAGTTTGAGTTGATTTCAGATCCAAGATCATGGGATTGCTCATTCTGAATTATGAATGACTTGCTTTTTCCAGGTTCTTTATTTTGATTATAAACATTTCCAAGGAAACATCTCTCAAAGTGTTAACCTATCGCACAGTTTAGATTTTAGAGTGAAGGATTGGGGCCCTGCACCCAGATGGGTTGCATTTGTGGACTTCTTTCTTGCATCACGTGCAAAACATACTGTTGTCTCTGGTGCTCAGAGACGTGTTGGGACTACCTATG includes:
- the LOC110636466 gene encoding uncharacterized protein LOC110636466 codes for the protein MRYYHGSRRRRRVSIQSFPVAVAVFTGFGLLMLILRSVDPPSHGAVFLSSLEVEGDDRGGVRGGLNSSFALRNGTISEVKDVYKQRSGGLKSCATVEEMGESFKGAVWKESLRVRRIIQEHFAVNGASRIQNLPPEQFCKHGFVFGKASEAGFGNEMYKILNAAALSIMLNRSLIIGQTRGKYPFGNYISYSNHSFTLKKVKHLWRKNGCVKNYGRHLVMRIDDFEKPAKTYVLCSNWRKWKQPIIWFQNTTDAVACQFFLKNVYREMRDAASDLFGKPEDFQSRPNVFGELMKVLVSPSEDVVEAVNRVLGGGADPDVSLHMRMLMNRSVRATQAALNCIKKALRNLRQTSRPRVVLVSDTPSFIRSILPNINGFAEVLYFDYKHFQGNISQSVNLSHSLDFRVKDWGPAPRWVAFVDFFLASRAKHTVVSGAQRRVGTTYAQLIAALAAANHLGISLISPIICYSDFKLIVKLW